From one Candidatus Effluviviaceae Genus I sp. genomic stretch:
- a CDS encoding 2-hydroxyacyl-CoA dehydratase, which produces MPAEAVDYRTMWADLGLDLEKHDMLLGVLGQAYETLFLSQKSRPKGMDYFNFVMSEVHGLRVKELRDAQAAGRKVLGAFCVFAPEEIVTAVDGILVGLCTGADFATEEVEKRIPRNTCALIKSAFGFTLGRVCPYIETVDMVVGENTCDGKKKAYETLGTILPNLYVMDLPQVKSANGRSLLRAEYERFLHAVEDLAGVKVTADRLRKGIRAVNAKRQALHRLARVRAADPAPISGLDALLVNQVAFYDDTARFTSSVNALCDELAARAARGEGVFAKGTPRILVSGCPMAVPNWKLPWIVEGAGAVIVGEESCVGERGARNLVKEDGADVGALLDNIVDRYLQVDCAVFTPNPDRLAHVKEMHTAYRADGVIHYCLHFCQPYLMESYPVAANLEAAGIPTLRIETDYGQEDGEQLRTRVEAFLERLR; this is translated from the coding sequence ATGCCTGCCGAAGCAGTCGACTACCGCACGATGTGGGCGGACCTCGGCCTCGACCTCGAGAAGCACGACATGCTTCTCGGTGTCCTGGGCCAGGCCTACGAGACCCTGTTCCTGAGCCAGAAGAGCCGTCCCAAGGGCATGGACTACTTCAACTTCGTCATGTCCGAGGTGCACGGCCTGAGGGTGAAGGAACTCCGCGACGCCCAGGCCGCCGGAAGGAAGGTCCTCGGGGCGTTCTGCGTGTTCGCTCCCGAGGAGATCGTCACGGCGGTTGACGGCATCCTCGTCGGGCTCTGCACCGGGGCGGACTTCGCGACGGAGGAGGTCGAGAAGCGCATCCCGCGGAACACCTGCGCCCTCATCAAGAGCGCGTTCGGGTTCACGTTGGGAAGGGTCTGCCCCTACATCGAGACCGTCGACATGGTCGTCGGCGAGAACACGTGCGACGGCAAGAAGAAAGCCTACGAGACGCTCGGCACCATCCTGCCCAACCTCTACGTGATGGACCTTCCTCAAGTGAAGTCGGCGAACGGCCGCTCCCTGCTTCGGGCGGAGTACGAGCGGTTCCTTCACGCGGTCGAGGACCTCGCAGGAGTGAAGGTCACGGCGGACCGGTTGAGGAAGGGCATCAGAGCGGTCAACGCGAAGCGGCAGGCGCTCCACCGCCTCGCCCGCGTGCGGGCCGCCGACCCGGCGCCCATCTCGGGGCTCGACGCGCTCCTCGTGAACCAGGTCGCCTTCTACGACGACACCGCGCGGTTCACGAGCTCGGTCAACGCGCTGTGCGACGAGCTCGCGGCCCGCGCCGCGCGGGGAGAGGGGGTGTTCGCGAAGGGCACCCCGCGCATCCTCGTGTCGGGGTGTCCGATGGCGGTCCCCAACTGGAAGCTGCCGTGGATCGTCGAGGGAGCCGGCGCCGTCATCGTCGGCGAGGAGTCCTGCGTCGGCGAGCGGGGCGCGAGGAACCTGGTGAAGGAGGACGGCGCGGACGTCGGCGCGCTGCTCGACAACATCGTGGACCGCTATCTCCAGGTGGACTGCGCGGTGTTCACACCCAACCCCGACAGGCTCGCGCACGTGAAGGAGATGCACACGGCGTACCGGGCGGACGGCGTCATCCACTACTGCCTCCACTTCTGCCAGCCGTACCTGATGGAGTCGTATCCGGTGGCCGCAAACCTCGAGGCAGCCGGGATCCCGACGCTCAGGATCGAGACCGACTACGGACAGGAGGACGGCGAGCAGCTCCGGACGCGCGTTGAGGCGTTCCTCGAGCGGCTGCGCTGA
- a CDS encoding 3-hydroxyacyl-ACP dehydratase — translation MRALGIDIGSRAIKLALLEDGRVLEERRVPTTFDPASQAADLMRGLRWDTIVATGYGRRLLVGPPGLRIITEIKACALGVAAALPAAKTILDIGGQDTKAIAVGDDGRVLRFEMNDRCAAGTGKFLEFMAAGLQVPVEEFGEFALEGRPGATISSMCTVFAETEAISLMAQGRKARDIALALHHSVVKRSLSMLARVGPEPPLAFCGGVALNACVRSLLQAEVGLPLLVPTRPEMMAARGAALAAAALRP, via the coding sequence GTGAGAGCGCTCGGCATCGACATCGGCTCCAGAGCCATCAAACTCGCACTCCTCGAGGACGGCCGGGTCCTCGAGGAGCGGCGGGTCCCCACGACGTTCGACCCCGCGTCGCAGGCCGCCGACCTCATGCGCGGGCTCCGGTGGGACACGATCGTAGCGACGGGGTACGGGAGGCGCCTCCTTGTCGGCCCTCCGGGGCTCCGGATCATCACGGAGATCAAGGCGTGCGCGCTCGGCGTGGCCGCGGCGCTGCCGGCGGCGAAGACCATCCTCGACATCGGCGGGCAGGACACAAAGGCCATCGCAGTGGGGGACGATGGGCGGGTGCTCAGGTTCGAGATGAACGACCGGTGCGCGGCCGGCACCGGGAAGTTCCTCGAGTTCATGGCCGCGGGGCTCCAGGTGCCGGTCGAGGAGTTCGGTGAGTTCGCGCTCGAGGGGCGCCCTGGCGCGACGATCAGCAGCATGTGCACCGTCTTTGCGGAGACCGAGGCCATCTCTCTGATGGCGCAGGGCAGGAAGGCGAGGGACATCGCCCTGGCGCTCCACCACTCGGTCGTGAAGCGCTCGCTCTCGATGCTCGCCCGCGTCGGACCCGAGCCGCCGCTTGCCTTCTGCGGCGGCGTGGCGCTCAACGCCTGCGTGCGCTCTCTGCTCCAGGCGGAGGTTGGCCTTCCGCTGCTTGTTCCGACGCGGCCTGAGATGATGGCCGCGCGCGGAGCGGCGCTCGCCGCGGCGGCCCTCCGTCCGTAG
- a CDS encoding glycoside hydrolase family 97 protein: MGATRMISIAFAAAVLAAPSTARETPRGETVSSPDGRLAATLDVLGGVPHYHVERDGRPIILLSRLGLRLRGTPSLEGGFELADSVTNSFDETWEPVWGKCSRVANRGNELTVRLRERLTPKRELSIVFRVFDDGVAFRYVLPKQPALGEFEIESEETRFAFAGDHTAWWIPDDYDSDEFLWNETPLSAVPGANTPMTMRTADGTHLCVHEAALVDYASMTLEPDPEGGPTTLRSVLVPWPDGVAVRARTPFRSPWRVILVTDRAGGLVESNTILNLNEPCAIEDTSWIRPMKYVGIWWGMHIKRNTWHMGPTHGATTDNARRVVDFAHDHGIEAVLIEGWNTGWERWGSEGAFDFVTPYADFDLQSVARYARRRGVALIGHHETGGDVPTYERMMEEAFALYERLGIHAVKTGYAGGIFPRGQHHYGQWMVNHCRRVIERAAARRIMIDGHEVIKSTGEERTWPNMMTREAGRGMEYNAWSEGNPPEHTTILPFTRLVAGPMDYTPGIFDIRFDRTMGRSAKTTLAHQLALYVVIWSPLQMAADLVENYEGHPAFAFVQAVPCDWDETVCVDGAIGDHVTIARRRGREWFLGSITDESARTLEVPLAFLEPGTVYLARIYADGPGADWRDDPTSIEIREARVTAGDTLTLSLAPGGGQAVQFTPVP, translated from the coding sequence ATGGGAGCCACACGCATGATCTCGATCGCCTTCGCCGCAGCGGTCCTCGCCGCGCCGAGCACGGCCCGCGAGACGCCCCGAGGTGAGACGGTCTCGTCCCCGGACGGACGACTCGCCGCCACGCTCGACGTTCTCGGCGGCGTCCCCCACTACCACGTCGAGCGCGACGGCCGTCCAATCATCCTGCTGTCGAGGCTCGGCCTGCGCCTGAGAGGGACGCCGTCGCTCGAGGGCGGGTTCGAACTCGCGGACTCGGTGACGAACAGCTTCGACGAGACCTGGGAGCCGGTCTGGGGCAAGTGCTCGAGGGTGGCGAACCGCGGCAACGAGCTCACGGTCAGGCTCCGCGAACGGCTCACGCCGAAGCGCGAGCTCTCGATCGTGTTCCGGGTCTTCGACGACGGCGTCGCCTTCCGCTACGTCCTCCCGAAGCAGCCGGCGCTCGGCGAGTTCGAGATCGAGTCCGAGGAGACGCGCTTCGCCTTCGCGGGCGACCACACGGCCTGGTGGATCCCCGACGACTACGACAGCGACGAGTTCCTCTGGAACGAGACGCCGCTCTCGGCCGTGCCCGGCGCGAACACGCCGATGACCATGCGAACGGCAGACGGAACGCACCTCTGCGTCCACGAGGCGGCGCTCGTGGACTACGCGAGCATGACGCTCGAGCCCGACCCCGAGGGCGGACCGACGACGCTCCGCAGCGTCCTCGTCCCGTGGCCCGACGGGGTCGCCGTGCGCGCGCGCACGCCCTTCCGCTCGCCGTGGCGCGTCATCCTGGTCACCGACCGCGCCGGCGGCCTCGTCGAGTCGAACACCATCCTCAACCTGAACGAGCCCTGCGCGATCGAGGACACCTCGTGGATCCGCCCCATGAAGTACGTCGGCATCTGGTGGGGCATGCACATCAAGCGCAACACCTGGCACATGGGTCCCACGCACGGGGCGACGACGGACAACGCGAGGAGGGTCGTTGACTTCGCGCACGACCACGGGATCGAGGCGGTGCTCATCGAGGGGTGGAACACCGGGTGGGAGCGCTGGGGCAGCGAGGGCGCGTTCGACTTCGTCACGCCCTACGCGGACTTCGACCTCCAGTCGGTCGCGCGGTACGCCCGCAGAAGGGGCGTCGCGCTCATCGGCCATCACGAGACGGGCGGTGACGTGCCGACCTACGAACGCATGATGGAGGAGGCGTTCGCCCTGTACGAGCGGCTCGGCATCCACGCGGTGAAGACCGGCTACGCGGGCGGCATCTTCCCGCGAGGGCAGCACCACTACGGGCAGTGGATGGTGAACCACTGCCGGCGCGTCATCGAGCGTGCCGCCGCCCGCCGCATCATGATCGACGGCCACGAGGTCATCAAGTCGACCGGCGAGGAGCGGACCTGGCCGAACATGATGACGCGCGAGGCCGGCCGCGGCATGGAGTACAACGCGTGGAGTGAGGGGAATCCTCCGGAGCACACGACGATCCTGCCGTTCACGCGTCTCGTCGCCGGGCCGATGGACTACACGCCGGGCATCTTCGACATCCGATTCGACCGCACGATGGGCCGCTCCGCCAAGACGACGCTCGCACATCAACTCGCGCTGTACGTGGTCATCTGGAGCCCGCTCCAGATGGCCGCGGACCTCGTCGAGAACTACGAGGGTCACCCGGCGTTCGCGTTCGTCCAGGCGGTCCCGTGCGACTGGGACGAGACCGTGTGCGTGGACGGCGCGATCGGCGACCACGTCACGATCGCGCGGCGGCGCGGGCGAGAGTGGTTCCTGGGGAGCATCACCGACGAGAGCGCGCGGACGCTCGAGGTGCCCCTCGCGTTCCTCGAGCCGGGCACGGTCTACCTCGCTCGGATCTACGCGGACGGCCCAGGCGCGGACTGGCGGGACGACCCGACCTCGATCGAGATCCGCGAGGCCCGCGTGACAGCGGGCGACACGCTCACGCTCTCGCTCGCGCCGGGCGGCGGGCAGGCGGTGCAGTTCACCCCCGTGCCGTAG
- a CDS encoding TSUP family transporter: MPTFPLTTATLALLGAAGLAAGFVDSIAGGGGIITLPALLAAGLPPHLALGTNKLQSSFGSCTAMLHYRHGGLVSVRRTAPGIVWTFVGAAAGTLAIQRVSPGLLRHVIPALLLAIFVYMLVSPRVAAEARRARMRPAVFYLAFGLGIGFYDGFFGPGTGSFWAIAFVALLGLDLAAATAHTKVMNFVSNATALAFFALGGNVVLLPGLVMGAGEVVGALAGSRLVMLRGARFVRVFFLIVVALTLARLVQTTYLGPRP; encoded by the coding sequence ATGCCGACCTTCCCTCTCACGACCGCCACCCTCGCGCTCCTCGGCGCGGCCGGCCTCGCCGCCGGGTTCGTGGACTCCATCGCGGGCGGGGGCGGCATCATCACGCTCCCGGCGCTCCTCGCCGCCGGGCTTCCTCCGCACCTCGCGCTCGGCACGAACAAGCTCCAGTCGTCATTCGGAAGCTGCACGGCGATGCTCCACTACCGGCACGGCGGGCTCGTGTCCGTCCGGAGGACCGCGCCGGGCATCGTGTGGACGTTCGTCGGAGCGGCGGCCGGAACGCTCGCCATCCAGCGGGTGTCCCCGGGACTCCTCCGGCACGTCATCCCGGCGCTCCTGCTCGCGATCTTCGTCTACATGCTGGTGTCGCCGCGCGTGGCCGCGGAGGCAAGGCGCGCCCGCATGAGGCCCGCGGTCTTTTACCTCGCCTTCGGGCTCGGCATCGGGTTCTACGACGGGTTCTTCGGGCCGGGCACGGGCTCGTTCTGGGCCATCGCGTTCGTCGCGCTCCTCGGGCTCGACCTCGCGGCCGCGACGGCCCACACCAAGGTGATGAACTTCGTGAGCAACGCGACCGCGCTCGCGTTCTTCGCGCTCGGGGGAAACGTGGTGCTCCTGCCGGGTCTCGTGATGGGCGCGGGCGAGGTTGTCGGCGCGCTGGCCGGCTCCCGGCTCGTCATGCTGCGCGGCGCGAGGTTCGTGCGCGTGTTCTTCCTGATCGTCGTGGCGCTGACGCTGGCCAGGCTCGTCCAGACCACCTACCTCGGCCCCAGGCCGTAG
- a CDS encoding LysE family transporter, with protein MGYGAFLLQAVLISLSGVMAPGPLTVVVVGKGARSARAGAAIAVGHGVVEFPLMALLVVGLAPFFTRPAFAAWVGLAGGLVLLWMGVDLVRTMRRPAADAPARRETPALTAGILMTAGNPYFLVWWSTVGATLVLRAWGFGLGRFVLFAVIHWSLDLVWYFFLSSASHRGTRLLGHRFRVGVSLVSGALLLYFGVRFVADAAGTLL; from the coding sequence ATGGGCTACGGCGCCTTCCTGCTACAGGCCGTCCTCATCTCGCTCTCGGGCGTCATGGCGCCCGGCCCCCTCACGGTCGTCGTCGTCGGCAAGGGCGCGCGCTCAGCGCGCGCCGGGGCGGCCATCGCGGTCGGCCACGGCGTCGTCGAGTTCCCGCTCATGGCGCTGCTCGTGGTCGGGCTCGCGCCGTTCTTCACACGGCCGGCGTTCGCGGCGTGGGTCGGGCTGGCAGGTGGGCTCGTGCTCCTGTGGATGGGCGTGGACCTCGTCCGCACGATGCGGCGCCCGGCCGCCGACGCACCGGCTCGGCGCGAGACCCCGGCGCTCACGGCGGGCATCCTCATGACCGCCGGGAACCCCTACTTCCTCGTGTGGTGGTCCACCGTCGGCGCCACGCTCGTGCTGCGCGCGTGGGGGTTCGGCCTCGGGCGCTTCGTCCTCTTCGCGGTCATCCACTGGTCGCTCGACCTGGTCTGGTACTTCTTCCTGTCCTCGGCGTCTCACCGGGGAACGCGCCTGCTCGGCCACCGGTTCCGCGTCGGCGTGAGCCTCGTGTCGGGCGCGCTTCTTCTCTACTTCGGCGTCCGGTTCGTCGCGGATGCGGCTGGAACGCTCCTGTAG